One genomic segment of Labrus bergylta chromosome 17, fLabBer1.1, whole genome shotgun sequence includes these proteins:
- the tmem141 gene encoding transmembrane protein 141, with protein sequence MVNIGLTKVDDALAAKHPGLGNYAACQSHAFMKGTGTFILGTGGLFAVQKALQRKLPYPLQWNLLISIVASSVASYSVTRWETQKCSDLWILQETGKVPDRSPPQVSKPEEPKETGKTKYGDVMD encoded by the exons atggtGAATATCGGCCTCACCAAAGTGGACGATGCGCTGGCAGCAAAACATCCG GGTTTAGGTAATTATGCTGCCTGTCAGTCTCACGCCTTCATGAAGGGGACTGGCACCTTTATACTGG GCACTGGCGGTTTATTTGCTGTTCAGAAAGCTCTCCAGAGGAAGCTGCCCTATCCTCTTCAGTGGAACTTACTTATTTCAATAG TGGCCTCGTCAGTGGCAAGTTATTCAGTGACTCGCTGGGAAACGCAGAAATGCTCAGACCTCTGGATTCTGCAAGAAACAGGAAAAGTCCCAGACAGATCCCCGCCTCAGG TGTCTAAACCAGAAGAACCAAAAGAAACTGGGAAGACAAAATATGGTGACGTGatggattaa